One Brevibacillus choshinensis genomic window carries:
- a CDS encoding serine hydrolase domain-containing protein — MTRTAFARAREFEGFVESFMEREKVPGIAVAISRDGDVIYQKGFGVRDLETKEPVTPETIFGVASVTKSFTAVAIMHLAAEGKLSLEDPVARHIPTFRLSNGKDASHVQIRHLLSHTTGVPPLVRREELTKLGDHLDYLATASYDLLGEPGDYISYCNDTFLLLGAIIESVTGRLYRRYMTDLLLEPLGMHRSTYSLEELARMQNVSVPYVKQAGSSDVKRAEWPTLGNYEVGGGIRSNVLDLLKYGALYVNDGLAEEKGIASESLLQGMWQPVHPLTRKAWYGYALKVTPDYADGITLVEHGGGQPGVSSNFGFVPQKGIVVTVLSNLDQVPIRDVWLAAVNAALGLPLDQKEEREPDCDATPEELEKLVGTYRSAEGGQLNLFLREGKPVAEVAGAEFDLRTSSCETLVFLETEMPLRFFFKSEEKAWAVLLGLRMLTRAE; from the coding sequence ATGACGAGGACGGCCTTTGCGAGAGCGAGGGAGTTTGAAGGGTTTGTCGAGAGCTTTATGGAACGGGAAAAGGTTCCGGGGATCGCTGTCGCTATTTCCAGAGATGGAGACGTCATTTACCAAAAGGGCTTTGGCGTTCGTGATCTGGAAACGAAGGAACCTGTGACGCCTGAAACGATCTTCGGGGTGGCGTCCGTAACCAAATCCTTCACGGCTGTAGCTATCATGCACCTCGCAGCAGAGGGGAAGCTGTCGCTAGAGGATCCGGTCGCACGGCATATCCCCACCTTCCGTCTCTCAAACGGGAAGGATGCCAGCCACGTACAGATCCGCCATCTGCTCTCGCATACGACGGGTGTGCCTCCCCTGGTGCGTCGGGAGGAATTGACGAAGCTCGGCGACCATCTGGACTATTTGGCCACTGCCTCCTATGACCTTTTGGGTGAGCCTGGCGATTATATCAGTTATTGCAACGATACGTTCCTCCTCTTGGGTGCCATCATCGAGAGCGTGACGGGACGCCTGTACAGACGGTATATGACGGATCTGCTGCTGGAGCCTCTGGGCATGCACCGCTCTACCTACAGTCTGGAAGAATTGGCCCGGATGCAAAATGTGTCGGTACCCTACGTCAAGCAGGCGGGATCTTCCGACGTGAAAAGAGCGGAATGGCCGACTCTTGGAAACTACGAAGTCGGCGGAGGGATTCGCTCCAATGTGCTAGACTTGCTGAAATACGGGGCGCTGTATGTGAATGATGGGCTGGCCGAAGAAAAGGGGATCGCCAGTGAATCCCTGCTGCAAGGCATGTGGCAGCCGGTCCATCCGCTCACGAGAAAGGCGTGGTATGGGTACGCCCTCAAAGTGACGCCTGATTATGCAGACGGCATTACCCTGGTGGAGCATGGGGGAGGTCAGCCGGGGGTATCTTCGAACTTCGGTTTTGTGCCGCAGAAAGGGATCGTGGTCACGGTTTTGTCCAATCTCGATCAAGTGCCGATTCGCGATGTCTGGTTAGCGGCAGTCAATGCAGCGCTGGGACTTCCACTGGATCAAAAGGAAGAACGGGAACCGGATTGCGATGCCACCCCCGAGGAGCTGGAAAAGCTGGTGGGAACCTATCGATCCGCAGAGGGCGGACAGCTGAACCTCTTCCTGCGGGAGGGCAAGCCGGTCGCGGAGGTGGCGGGAGCCGAATTTGATCTGCGCACGAGCAGCTGTGAGACGCTGGTGTTCCTGGAGACGGAAATGCCGCTTCGCTTTTTCTTCAAGTCCGAAGAAAAGGCGTGGGCTGTCTTGTTGGGATTGAGGATGCTGACGAGAGCGGAGTAA
- a CDS encoding exo-beta-N-acetylmuramidase NamZ family protein: MTFTFSHWFRFWSVLVLIGTVAVGATAKEKYSPVVQTGIERLLEDPEQLSGKRVGLITNQTGVTKDLVHDVDALLAKNVRLVAVYGPEHGIRGTEQAGLATGSFKDPKTGLPFYNLYGKKPKEIAPLFRDVDVVLYDIQDVGSRFYTYIATMAYGMKAAAIAQKPFIVLDRPNPIGGEKVEGPVLDSRFQSFVGLYPIPVRHGMTVGELAGWIQHEYLEKEYGKKTRVSVIRMSGWKRGMSYAETGLPWVPPSPNMPTVDTAEVYPGNGLFEGTNLSEGRGTTRPFEWIGAPYIDSWELVQRLNRLKLPGVAFREAYFQPAFSKHAGKNIGGVHFYVTDREAYEPVRTALSVIAEVKKLYPRQFSWRQDHWIDKLVGTDEVRKALDLGTPVSEIAAQWEANLRVFEKQREPYLLYGTE; this comes from the coding sequence ATGACTTTCACTTTCTCCCATTGGTTTCGATTTTGGAGTGTCCTTGTACTGATCGGCACCGTCGCAGTGGGAGCGACGGCGAAGGAAAAATATAGCCCTGTCGTCCAGACCGGAATCGAACGCCTCCTGGAGGATCCCGAACAGCTGTCAGGAAAAAGGGTCGGCCTGATTACCAATCAGACAGGGGTCACAAAAGACCTCGTTCACGATGTAGACGCCTTGCTTGCGAAAAACGTTCGATTAGTAGCGGTGTATGGCCCCGAGCATGGCATACGCGGAACGGAACAAGCGGGCTTAGCGACAGGATCATTCAAGGACCCGAAAACAGGCCTGCCCTTTTACAATCTGTATGGAAAAAAGCCGAAAGAGATCGCTCCATTGTTCCGGGATGTCGACGTGGTATTGTACGACATTCAGGACGTCGGCTCTCGCTTTTACACGTATATCGCAACGATGGCTTACGGGATGAAAGCCGCTGCGATCGCGCAAAAGCCTTTCATCGTCTTGGACAGACCCAACCCAATCGGCGGGGAGAAGGTCGAGGGGCCCGTCCTCGATTCCCGCTTCCAGTCGTTTGTCGGCCTGTATCCGATACCGGTGCGGCATGGCATGACAGTCGGCGAGCTGGCTGGCTGGATTCAGCATGAGTATCTGGAAAAAGAGTACGGAAAGAAAACGAGGGTGAGCGTCATCCGGATGAGCGGCTGGAAGCGGGGGATGTCGTATGCAGAGACGGGCCTCCCCTGGGTGCCTCCTTCCCCGAACATGCCGACTGTGGATACAGCGGAAGTCTATCCCGGAAACGGATTGTTTGAAGGGACGAATCTCTCGGAAGGGCGGGGAACGACTCGCCCGTTCGAATGGATTGGGGCTCCCTACATCGACAGCTGGGAGCTGGTCCAGCGCTTGAATCGGCTCAAGCTGCCCGGCGTAGCCTTTCGCGAGGCGTATTTTCAGCCTGCCTTTTCCAAGCATGCAGGCAAGAACATCGGGGGGGTGCATTTTTACGTGACCGATCGGGAAGCGTACGAGCCTGTTCGCACCGCCCTGTCTGTCATCGCAGAAGTAAAAAAGCTGTATCCGCGGCAATTTTCCTGGCGACAAGACCATTGGATCGACAAGCTGGTCGGCACGGATGAAGTGCGTAAAGCCCTGGACCTCGGTACCCCGGTCAGCGAAATCGCAGCTCAATGGGAGGCAAACCTGCGGGTGTTTGAAAAGCAGCGTGAGCCTTATTTGCTCTATGGCACGGAGTGA
- a CDS encoding serine hydrolase — MKTWVGSMLLCMCLAGSAVALDLPDAPKKAKPVPQPLSHSWDSPGVSYRELRQGKPSDAGMTSAPMDEIDKVIQSAIEQNLIPGAVVLVARRGVIVKEKAYGLAAKYRDDEFTLKAEPIRMQTDTIFDLASISKLLTSTAVMQLAEQGRLQLDQPVAAYLPAFAANDKEQVTVRQLLTHTSGFPAYIPLYKKGDDRAERLQIVLRHPLSGKPGSAYVYSDLNMITLGALVEKQAGMPLDAYIHERILVPLGMSQTMFNPPKPLRKKIAATEFQTAPDRGLVWGEVQDENAWALGGVAGHAGLFGTARDLAVFAQMMLNGGTYDGKRILSAQSVAWMTQNQLGAFPGEGQGLGWELDRGSYMDALSDSRALGHTGFTGTALVVSPNQETIGILLTNRIHPIRDTAPLNPIRGRVMRQVASAIPVAMPWKDGAWYAGTGDLRQALLTAEAELASGGTLTFDTWLRIENEYDFGYVEVSADGISWEPIGMPQTGESDWARISWKLPAGTRFVRFRYATDETINGRGWYVHRPTVTDEKGREVRTEWHSDGWQQEKGRKDGSS, encoded by the coding sequence ATGAAGACATGGGTGGGAAGTATGCTGTTGTGCATGTGCCTGGCAGGCTCTGCCGTGGCGCTCGATTTGCCGGACGCCCCGAAAAAAGCAAAGCCAGTCCCGCAGCCGCTCTCGCATTCCTGGGATTCGCCCGGTGTGTCGTATCGCGAATTGCGCCAGGGAAAGCCGAGCGATGCAGGAATGACAAGCGCTCCAATGGATGAAATCGATAAGGTGATCCAATCGGCGATCGAGCAAAATCTCATTCCCGGCGCTGTCGTGCTCGTAGCCAGACGCGGGGTGATCGTCAAAGAGAAGGCTTACGGGCTTGCCGCGAAATACAGGGACGACGAGTTTACCTTGAAAGCCGAGCCGATCCGGATGCAGACGGACACGATCTTTGATCTGGCGTCGATCAGCAAGCTGCTCACTTCAACAGCGGTCATGCAGCTGGCTGAGCAAGGGCGGCTTCAGCTCGATCAGCCCGTAGCTGCTTATCTGCCCGCGTTTGCCGCAAATGATAAGGAGCAAGTAACCGTTCGGCAGCTGTTGACCCATACCTCCGGCTTTCCCGCCTATATTCCCCTGTACAAAAAAGGAGACGATCGGGCAGAGCGGCTGCAGATCGTCCTGCGCCATCCGCTCTCGGGCAAACCGGGAAGCGCGTATGTCTACAGCGATCTGAACATGATCACGCTGGGGGCACTGGTGGAAAAGCAGGCAGGCATGCCCCTCGATGCCTATATTCATGAACGCATTCTCGTACCCTTGGGCATGTCGCAGACGATGTTCAATCCGCCAAAGCCGCTGCGAAAGAAAATCGCTGCGACGGAATTCCAGACTGCTCCAGATCGAGGACTCGTCTGGGGGGAGGTGCAGGATGAGAATGCCTGGGCGCTCGGTGGCGTAGCCGGGCACGCCGGGCTTTTCGGAACCGCCCGCGACTTGGCTGTTTTTGCACAAATGATGCTCAACGGCGGCACCTACGATGGGAAGCGGATTCTGTCCGCACAGTCCGTCGCTTGGATGACGCAGAACCAACTAGGTGCATTTCCCGGAGAGGGGCAGGGACTCGGCTGGGAGCTGGATAGAGGCTCCTACATGGATGCGCTCAGCGACAGCCGGGCGCTCGGGCACACGGGATTTACCGGGACGGCACTCGTAGTGAGCCCCAATCAGGAGACGATCGGGATCTTGCTCACCAACCGGATTCATCCGATCCGCGACACCGCTCCCCTGAATCCGATCCGTGGCCGCGTGATGCGTCAAGTAGCGAGCGCCATTCCGGTGGCGATGCCTTGGAAAGACGGCGCCTGGTACGCGGGGACAGGCGACCTGCGCCAGGCGCTGCTGACAGCTGAAGCGGAGCTTGCCTCCGGAGGAACGCTGACCTTTGACACATGGCTGCGGATCGAAAATGAGTACGACTTTGGCTATGTGGAAGTGTCGGCGGACGGGATCAGCTGGGAGCCGATCGGCATGCCCCAGACGGGCGAAAGCGACTGGGCACGCATCTCTTGGAAGCTTCCTGCAGGGACCCGTTTCGTGCGATTTCGGTATGCCACTGACGAAACGATAAACGGCAGGGGCTGGTATGTACACCGCCCCACCGTCACGGATGAGAAAGGGAGGGAGGTGAGGACAGAATGGCATTCGGATGGCTGGCAGCAGGAGAAAGGGAGGAAGGACGGATCATCATGA
- a CDS encoding glycoside hydrolase family 3 protein, which produces MKGNERRIHIALVLVVLLFTVLVSPGASVYPPNALAQVQIPDLIIDWNIPELGERHVGDMLPLQALHVYRDGHVEKVKHRLQWKSSNKNVASVDSQGLVQFTSQGTVFISVSDGRVEDRIELVYREQRKPRVTVIKQKGERYQIIRKAITRMTLEEKVGQMMMPDFRRLQGKNMNALLPQIADTIKKYELGGVILFRENVGSTDQAVRLVHELQQAAQKFGLLVAIDQEGGVVTRLQQGTELPGNMALGAARSQTLAWKAGDVIGRELASLGINTNFAPDLDVNNNPDNPVIGVRSFGEDPQLVADQGIAYMRGLRHNGIVATVKHFPGHGDTAVDSHLGLPTVPHSLERLSQIELYPFRQAIAAGVDAIMTAHVTFPGLDDTKVRSKKDGSKIALPATLSHKVITGLIREQLAFDCVIFTDALNMQAIADHFGPVDAAVRAIQAGADILLMPVELKKVIAGVLEAVRTGEISEERIDRSLGRILTLKIKRGIMKEEDPETVEAKLIHAQETIGSELHKRVETEMAQKSITLVKNSGVLPLKLEESQQLVVVGNAYVENLANALQKYHDLTRVVRVEQKGLTAEQWKQVIQADVVVVASSTSDVQGRSLADPHMKLYRQIIEQRGKPVIGVGIRNPYDIMAYPRVDAYLAQYGFRNASFAATAETLFGWNQPTGKLPVTIPDGKGGMLYPYGHGLTFGRGASK; this is translated from the coding sequence ATGAAAGGAAACGAAAGGCGAATTCACATTGCTCTCGTCCTCGTTGTGCTGCTTTTCACCGTCCTCGTCAGTCCGGGCGCATCGGTCTATCCGCCAAACGCCTTGGCCCAGGTGCAAATCCCGGATCTGATCATCGACTGGAATATTCCCGAGCTGGGGGAGCGGCATGTTGGCGACATGCTGCCCTTGCAGGCGCTCCACGTATACAGAGATGGACACGTGGAAAAGGTGAAGCATCGCCTGCAGTGGAAAAGCTCCAATAAGAATGTCGCCTCAGTCGATAGTCAGGGCCTCGTCCAATTTACAAGCCAGGGCACGGTGTTTATTTCCGTTTCCGATGGCAGGGTGGAAGATCGCATCGAACTCGTCTATCGCGAGCAGAGAAAGCCTAGGGTAACCGTGATCAAACAAAAAGGCGAGCGGTATCAGATCATCCGCAAAGCGATCACCCGCATGACGCTGGAGGAGAAGGTAGGGCAGATGATGATGCCCGATTTTCGGCGGCTGCAGGGGAAAAACATGAACGCACTACTGCCGCAGATCGCAGACACGATCAAAAAATATGAGCTCGGCGGCGTCATCCTCTTTCGAGAAAATGTAGGAAGTACGGATCAAGCCGTCCGCCTGGTTCACGAACTCCAGCAAGCGGCGCAAAAGTTCGGTCTCCTGGTAGCGATCGACCAGGAAGGCGGGGTGGTGACTCGATTGCAGCAAGGCACAGAGCTGCCTGGAAACATGGCATTGGGTGCGGCGCGTTCGCAGACATTGGCTTGGAAAGCGGGAGATGTCATAGGGAGAGAGCTTGCCAGTCTAGGGATCAACACCAACTTCGCCCCGGATCTGGATGTGAACAACAATCCGGACAATCCTGTGATTGGCGTCAGATCGTTCGGAGAAGATCCGCAGCTGGTAGCGGATCAAGGGATCGCGTACATGCGAGGACTGCGGCACAATGGGATCGTGGCGACAGTCAAGCACTTCCCCGGGCATGGGGATACCGCTGTAGATTCCCATCTGGGCTTGCCCACCGTGCCGCACAGTCTGGAGCGACTCTCGCAGATCGAGCTCTACCCGTTCAGGCAGGCGATTGCCGCAGGGGTGGATGCCATCATGACGGCTCATGTGACCTTCCCTGGACTAGATGATACGAAGGTTCGCTCCAAAAAAGACGGATCGAAAATTGCCCTCCCCGCGACTCTTTCCCACAAGGTCATCACCGGGCTGATCCGCGAGCAGCTGGCGTTTGACTGTGTCATTTTTACGGATGCACTGAATATGCAAGCGATCGCAGATCATTTCGGCCCCGTAGATGCGGCTGTTCGCGCCATTCAGGCAGGAGCTGACATCCTGCTGATGCCCGTCGAGCTAAAAAAGGTCATAGCAGGCGTGCTGGAAGCTGTGCGGACGGGTGAAATCAGCGAGGAGCGTATCGATCGGTCGCTGGGGCGCATCCTCACGTTGAAAATCAAACGGGGGATCATGAAGGAGGAAGATCCGGAAACCGTCGAAGCCAAATTGATTCATGCTCAGGAGACAATCGGTTCTGAGCTGCATAAGCGAGTGGAGACGGAAATGGCACAAAAATCCATTACGCTGGTGAAAAACAGCGGAGTGCTTCCTCTGAAGCTGGAGGAAAGCCAGCAGCTGGTGGTCGTAGGCAATGCGTATGTAGAGAATCTGGCGAATGCGCTGCAAAAATACCATGACCTGACCCGTGTTGTCCGGGTCGAACAAAAGGGGCTGACGGCTGAGCAGTGGAAACAGGTGATCCAGGCAGACGTGGTGGTCGTGGCCTCCTCCACCTCCGACGTTCAGGGAAGGTCGCTTGCTGATCCGCACATGAAGCTGTACAGGCAGATCATCGAACAGAGGGGAAAGCCAGTGATTGGCGTAGGAATTCGCAATCCGTACGATATCATGGCGTATCCGCGAGTGGATGCCTATCTCGCTCAATACGGCTTTCGCAATGCCAGCTTTGCTGCTACGGCAGAAACACTTTTTGGCTGGAACCAGCCGACAGGGAAGCTTCCGGTGACGATTCCGGACGGAAAAGGTGGGATGCTCTACCCATATGGACACGGTCTCACGTTTGGGCGAGGCGCTAGCAAGTGA
- a CDS encoding FAD-dependent monooxygenase has translation MGNKKFSQIQSYDETVPVLIVGGSLVGLSLSLLLARQGISSMVVERHPSTAIHPRVAGLTARTMEIFRPLEVEADIRNVEPPFSKDSKVFQAESLVGKVFNHTIEDMSAFFADESPVKGSCIAQDILEPILRKHAEQNGVDLRYDTEMISFEQDENGVSAIIRNRSDSASRKIQADFMIGADGSKSGVRKQLGIKQHGAGTLMHNMSMVFEADIAELFAKRDAVMGFVRNENVMGAFVPYPGTSVRSNLYRLDIWYDPTKESIVDYPESRCIPLIRAAIGISNIPVKLKTVLTWEMAARVSNRFQKGRVFLVGDAARVQPPAGALGGNSGIAEAQNLAWKLAAVLRGDADHGLLNTYEMERLPIADLTVEQVTALSQQRASEEIDQIKVNTLIINMGYRYLKGAFVAEDEKDPIQIKFPNQWRGLPGSRAPYVVLGQNGKQVSTLDLYGTNFVLMVGPDGKDWIQAAIAAAEKINFTLSVHHIGAEFADIDGRFCSSYGISATGAVLVRPDGIVGWRSSKMVHDPMQYLESAFSAILLR, from the coding sequence ATGGGGAATAAAAAATTTAGCCAAATTCAGTCATATGATGAGACTGTTCCAGTTCTTATAGTTGGAGGAAGTTTGGTAGGACTTTCTCTTTCTCTTCTTCTTGCAAGGCAGGGAATTTCCTCAATGGTTGTAGAGCGTCATCCGAGCACTGCTATCCATCCACGCGTAGCAGGTTTGACAGCAAGAACCATGGAAATTTTTCGGCCTTTAGAAGTTGAAGCAGATATACGAAACGTAGAACCACCGTTTTCAAAAGATAGTAAGGTCTTTCAAGCGGAGAGTCTTGTGGGGAAAGTGTTCAATCATACGATTGAAGACATGAGTGCTTTCTTTGCAGATGAAAGTCCTGTAAAAGGCAGCTGTATTGCACAAGACATACTTGAACCCATCCTGAGAAAACATGCCGAACAGAATGGAGTGGACCTCCGATACGATACGGAAATGATTTCATTTGAACAAGATGAAAATGGGGTTTCAGCTATTATTCGTAATCGCTCTGACAGTGCTTCCCGAAAAATTCAGGCTGATTTCATGATTGGTGCTGATGGCAGTAAGAGCGGAGTAAGGAAACAACTTGGTATTAAACAGCATGGAGCAGGGACACTAATGCATAATATGAGCATGGTTTTCGAAGCTGATATCGCAGAGTTATTTGCAAAACGAGATGCTGTAATGGGCTTTGTTCGAAATGAAAATGTGATGGGAGCTTTTGTGCCTTATCCCGGTACCAGTGTGCGTTCAAATCTCTATCGGCTGGATATTTGGTATGATCCAACAAAGGAATCCATTGTGGATTATCCAGAATCACGGTGCATTCCATTGATTCGTGCAGCGATAGGAATATCTAATATACCGGTAAAGTTAAAGACAGTACTTACATGGGAAATGGCCGCCCGTGTATCTAATCGCTTTCAAAAAGGGCGGGTATTCCTTGTTGGCGATGCTGCCCGTGTACAGCCTCCAGCTGGTGCCTTAGGAGGTAATTCCGGAATTGCAGAGGCACAAAATCTAGCATGGAAATTGGCTGCAGTTCTTCGCGGTGATGCAGACCATGGTCTTCTCAATACCTATGAAATGGAACGCCTACCAATTGCTGATTTAACTGTAGAGCAAGTTACTGCTTTATCACAACAGCGTGCTTCAGAGGAAATTGATCAAATTAAAGTTAATACGTTAATAATTAACATGGGTTATCGTTACCTAAAAGGTGCATTTGTGGCTGAAGACGAGAAAGATCCCATACAAATAAAATTCCCCAATCAGTGGAGAGGACTTCCAGGATCTCGTGCGCCGTATGTTGTTTTAGGACAAAATGGGAAACAAGTTTCAACTCTTGACTTATATGGTACTAATTTTGTACTGATGGTTGGGCCTGATGGGAAAGATTGGATTCAAGCTGCTATTGCAGCTGCAGAGAAAATAAATTTTACCTTATCTGTTCATCACATCGGGGCTGAATTCGCTGATATAGATGGGAGATTCTGTAGCTCTTATGGAATCAGTGCAACTGGGGCTGTTCTAGTAAGACCTGATGGAATAGTGGGGTGGAGAAGTTCCAAAATGGTACATGACCCAATGCAATACCTAGAAAGCGCATTCTCGGCTATACTTTTAAGGTGA
- a CDS encoding AraC family transcriptional regulator, protein MELLEKLNGALAYIEDHLAEEIDFQEVARIAVCSEYHFKRMFPFLTGVSLSEYIRRRRLTLAAFELASSECRVLDIAVKYGYSSADSFTRAFLGLHGITPSEARNHGHFVKAYPRMTFHVSIQGGSEMNYRIVEKEAFSIVGMKKRVPIQFQGVNPEIAAMWQSLDEAAIVLLKSLSNVEPLGLLSASTNFSEGRMEEKGELDHYIGVATTETCPSHLTALEVPASTWAVFEAVGPFPETLQNVWGRIYSEWFPSSIYEQAQGPEILWNEHKDTSSPVFRSEIWIPVAKRDLGMNE, encoded by the coding sequence ATGGAATTGCTGGAAAAGCTGAATGGTGCATTAGCCTATATCGAGGACCATCTGGCGGAGGAAATCGATTTTCAAGAAGTGGCGAGGATAGCGGTTTGCTCGGAATACCACTTCAAGCGCATGTTCCCGTTCTTGACGGGTGTCTCGCTCTCGGAATACATTCGCCGCCGCAGGCTGACTCTCGCGGCATTTGAGCTGGCGAGCTCTGAGTGTCGCGTCCTCGATATTGCGGTGAAGTACGGTTACAGCTCCGCCGATTCCTTTACGAGAGCGTTTCTAGGCTTGCACGGCATTACCCCGTCTGAAGCACGAAATCACGGGCATTTCGTAAAAGCCTATCCGCGTATGACCTTCCATGTATCCATTCAGGGAGGCAGTGAAATGAACTACCGCATTGTAGAGAAAGAAGCATTTTCTATTGTTGGCATGAAAAAACGTGTGCCCATCCAATTCCAAGGAGTGAATCCCGAGATCGCCGCCATGTGGCAAAGCTTGGACGAAGCCGCGATTGTGCTGTTGAAGAGCCTGTCCAACGTGGAACCTCTGGGACTGCTCAGCGCCTCGACGAATTTCTCGGAAGGAAGGATGGAAGAAAAAGGCGAGCTCGATCATTACATCGGAGTGGCGACCACTGAAACGTGTCCAAGTCACCTGACTGCACTCGAGGTCCCCGCTTCGACATGGGCGGTCTTTGAGGCTGTCGGTCCGTTCCCGGAGACGCTGCAAAATGTGTGGGGCCGGATCTATTCCGAATGGTTCCCGTCCTCCATCTACGAGCAGGCGCAAGGTCCTGAAATCCTATGGAATGAGCACAAGGATACCTCATCGCCTGTTTTTCGCAGCGAAATCTGGATACCGGTTGCGAAGCGAGACTTAGGAATGAATGAATGA
- a CDS encoding YdhK family protein: protein MKKLQLLTLMLVAAIGLSACGSSTAEVPKDVKSEQRATYAVGSDVIIKADHKPGMQGAKGKVVAAYETTAYAVTYTPTTGGAPVSKYKWIIHEEIKSHVKNPYKPGTEVILKADHEKGMMDASAKIDSAETTTVYMVDYTPTTGGGEVKNHKWVIESELSPAK, encoded by the coding sequence ATGAAAAAGCTGCAACTGCTTACGCTGATGCTCGTTGCCGCAATAGGCCTCTCAGCCTGTGGTTCGAGTACAGCTGAGGTCCCTAAAGACGTAAAAAGCGAACAACGTGCTACTTACGCAGTCGGAAGCGACGTGATCATCAAAGCTGACCATAAGCCAGGCATGCAAGGGGCGAAAGGCAAGGTGGTGGCTGCATACGAAACCACAGCCTATGCGGTTACCTATACACCTACGACAGGTGGAGCGCCAGTGAGCAAATATAAATGGATCATTCACGAGGAAATCAAGAGCCACGTCAAAAATCCATACAAGCCAGGTACAGAAGTGATCTTGAAGGCAGATCATGAAAAAGGCATGATGGATGCCTCGGCGAAAATCGACTCTGCTGAAACAACGACGGTTTACATGGTCGATTACACACCGACAACAGGCGGTGGCGAAGTCAAGAATCATAAGTGGGTCATCGAAAGCGAGCTCTCACCTGCAAAATAA
- a CDS encoding ABC transporter substrate-binding protein, producing MKVSKWLSAVLSLALSMGLVAGCSQSATNPPASSPEGGNGQAKETITLKMVESITSPQRTELLKELLAQFEAKNPGIKVDLVSPPFEGADQKITQMLMAKEELDVLEVREFNAKQFSMNGFIENLKPYTDKWKNYDQLTDIAKRRATWVDNTPYYIPNGLYQRVLFYRTDWFKEAGLEVPKTWDELLAAAKKLTDPAKNRYGYSFRGGPTGWDYALITMWAYNGKEVDPASAFFLKDGRTVFSTPESLQALAFYKQLYKEASPADSVSWGFQEMVQRFVSGSTAMLIQDPDVIDGAKEKMKEGTWATAPLPIGPSGVAQQVVGGPGWGMTAYSKHKDEAWKLIEFLSDPDQSTTYAKRTSVIPVVKSAAEDEFYKTGYFKAFIDMNAQADTFIDVSRPVDYKGWGAWQSTADKDIQSYLLDKISAEDLLKKWDQYWSKEKAERK from the coding sequence ATGAAGGTTTCCAAATGGTTATCCGCTGTACTCAGTCTGGCTCTGTCAATGGGGCTGGTCGCCGGGTGTAGCCAGTCGGCCACCAATCCGCCTGCTTCTTCGCCAGAAGGAGGCAACGGACAGGCCAAAGAGACCATCACGCTGAAGATGGTAGAGAGCATCACCAGTCCACAGAGAACCGAGCTGCTAAAGGAACTGCTGGCTCAGTTCGAGGCGAAAAATCCTGGCATCAAAGTGGACTTGGTTTCACCCCCGTTTGAAGGAGCCGATCAGAAAATCACGCAGATGCTGATGGCCAAAGAGGAGCTCGATGTGCTGGAGGTGCGCGAGTTCAATGCGAAGCAGTTTTCCATGAACGGCTTTATCGAAAATCTGAAGCCGTACACCGACAAGTGGAAAAATTACGACCAGCTGACGGATATCGCCAAGCGGCGGGCTACGTGGGTGGACAACACGCCCTATTACATCCCCAATGGCTTGTACCAGCGCGTCTTGTTTTACCGGACCGACTGGTTCAAGGAAGCGGGCTTGGAAGTACCCAAGACGTGGGATGAGCTGCTGGCGGCAGCGAAAAAGCTGACTGATCCGGCGAAAAACCGCTATGGCTACAGCTTCCGGGGAGGTCCGACCGGCTGGGATTACGCGTTGATCACGATGTGGGCTTACAATGGCAAGGAAGTGGATCCAGCCTCAGCGTTTTTCCTGAAGGATGGACGCACCGTGTTTTCGACGCCTGAATCGCTCCAAGCGCTTGCCTTCTACAAGCAGCTCTACAAGGAGGCTTCGCCAGCGGATTCCGTCAGCTGGGGGTTCCAGGAAATGGTGCAGAGGTTCGTCTCCGGCTCTACCGCCATGCTGATCCAGGACCCGGACGTCATCGACGGGGCAAAAGAGAAAATGAAAGAAGGCACGTGGGCGACGGCTCCGCTCCCAATCGGACCATCAGGAGTGGCCCAGCAGGTCGTCGGCGGTCCGGGCTGGGGGATGACAGCGTATTCCAAGCACAAGGATGAGGCATGGAAGCTGATCGAATTCCTTTCCGATCCTGATCAAAGCACCACCTATGCCAAACGGACCTCGGTTATTCCGGTTGTGAAGAGTGCGGCTGAAGATGAGTTTTACAAGACAGGCTATTTCAAAGCGTTCATCGACATGAACGCGCAGGCGGATACCTTCATCGATGTGTCGAGGCCCGTTGACTACAAGGGCTGGGGAGCTTGGCAGAGTACGGCTGACAAGGACATCCAGAGCTATTTGCTCGACAAGATTTCTGCGGAAGACCTGCTGAAAAAGTGGGATCAATACTGGTCCAAGGAAAAAGCGGAGCGGAAATAG